A section of the bacterium SCSIO 12696 genome encodes:
- the rpoE gene encoding RNA polymerase sigma factor RpoE: MAVQSAQESDKQLVSRVQKGDKRAFDLLVLKYQHKVGAIVSRYISDHEEVNDVSQEAFIKAYRALKNFRGDSQFYTWLYRIAVNTAKNHLVARSRRPPASDVDVGDAEYYAGSDNLKDIASPEQQLFRDELKVVVDEAITNLPEELRSAVTLREFEGLSYEDIANVMDCPVGTVRSRIFRAREAIDQKVKALMSGAM; encoded by the coding sequence ATGGCAGTACAGTCGGCCCAAGAATCTGACAAGCAGTTAGTCAGCCGCGTCCAAAAAGGGGATAAACGAGCATTTGATTTATTGGTGCTGAAGTACCAACACAAAGTGGGAGCCATTGTCAGTCGTTATATTAGCGACCACGAAGAAGTCAATGACGTTTCCCAGGAAGCATTTATTAAAGCGTACCGAGCGCTGAAAAATTTCCGTGGCGACAGTCAGTTTTATACCTGGCTCTATCGTATTGCTGTGAATACCGCGAAAAACCATTTGGTTGCCCGCAGCCGCCGCCCCCCGGCCAGTGATGTGGACGTCGGTGATGCGGAATACTACGCCGGTAGCGATAACCTCAAAGACATCGCCAGCCCGGAACAGCAACTGTTTCGCGATGAGCTGAAAGTGGTGGTTGATGAAGCCATTACCAATTTGCCCGAAGAGCTGCGCTCAGCGGTCACTTTGCGAGAGTTTGAAGGTCTGAGCTACGAAGATATTGCCAATGTGATGGACTGCCCGGTAGGCACGGTGCGCTCGCGCATATTCCGTGCCCGGGAAGCCATTGACCAGAAAGTAAAAGCGCTGATGAGTGGGGCCATGTAA
- the nadB gene encoding L-aspartate oxidase: MTKRYQFDVLVVGSGAAGLTAALQLADRFQVGLISKGELKSGSTQWAQGGIAGVFDRDDSVESHVADTARAGAGLCHMDAVQFTAENGPAALQWLIEQQVQFTRSDDDPGSNGYHLTKEGGHSHRRILHSADATGQAISTTLIERVVQHPNIQVHSHHAVIDLITAPDPNSRKLRCIGAYVLDVKADSSAVMQAKAVVLATGGASKAYLYTSNPDGASGDGIAVAWRRGCRVANMEFNQFHPTCLYHTEARTFLITEALRGEGAYLLLPNGKRFMKRFHSDAELAPRDIVARAIDHEMKRLGCECLYLDISHKPADFIEKHFPTVRNKCLEYGIDITREPIPVVPAAHYTCGGVMVDQWGCTDLQNLYAVGETAFTGLHGANRLASNSLLECVVYARSAASHIAENFANIADYGEAPLWDESQVTHSDEDVVLSHNWDELRRFMWDYVGIVRTNKRLARALHRVQVLQKEIHEYYSNYKISKNLLEVRNLTMVAELIIRSAAKRKESRGLHYTLDFPKLAPLAKDSIMVPDNYAGQDIIVSSTPN; the protein is encoded by the coding sequence ATGACAAAACGTTATCAATTCGATGTTTTGGTCGTCGGTTCTGGGGCGGCCGGCCTAACTGCCGCCCTGCAGTTGGCAGATCGTTTTCAGGTAGGTTTAATCAGCAAAGGCGAGTTAAAAAGTGGCTCTACCCAGTGGGCCCAGGGGGGTATTGCCGGGGTTTTTGATCGCGACGACAGCGTCGAATCCCATGTGGCGGATACCGCCCGCGCCGGTGCTGGTCTTTGCCATATGGACGCAGTACAGTTTACCGCCGAGAACGGCCCTGCAGCCCTGCAGTGGCTCATTGAACAACAGGTGCAATTTACGCGCAGCGACGACGACCCGGGCAGCAACGGCTATCACCTCACCAAAGAAGGTGGTCACAGCCACCGGCGCATCCTTCACAGTGCCGATGCCACCGGTCAGGCCATATCCACAACGCTGATCGAACGCGTGGTTCAGCACCCCAATATTCAGGTCCACAGCCACCACGCGGTCATTGACCTTATTACCGCTCCCGACCCCAACTCCCGCAAGTTGCGCTGTATTGGCGCCTATGTGCTCGACGTAAAAGCGGACAGCAGTGCGGTGATGCAGGCAAAAGCCGTGGTATTGGCCACCGGGGGTGCCAGTAAAGCGTACCTTTACACCAGCAATCCGGATGGGGCCAGCGGCGATGGCATTGCAGTGGCCTGGCGCCGCGGCTGCCGGGTAGCCAATATGGAATTCAATCAGTTTCACCCTACGTGTTTGTACCACACAGAGGCTCGTACTTTTCTGATTACCGAAGCCCTGCGGGGGGAAGGCGCCTATCTGTTGTTGCCCAATGGCAAGCGTTTTATGAAGCGCTTCCACTCAGATGCAGAGTTGGCCCCCCGGGATATCGTCGCCCGGGCGATCGACCATGAAATGAAGCGCCTGGGCTGCGAGTGCCTGTATTTGGATATCTCTCACAAACCAGCGGATTTTATCGAGAAGCACTTCCCCACTGTGCGTAATAAGTGTCTGGAATACGGCATCGATATCACTCGTGAGCCCATTCCGGTGGTGCCTGCGGCCCACTATACCTGTGGTGGTGTGATGGTGGATCAATGGGGCTGCACCGACCTGCAAAACCTTTACGCTGTGGGGGAAACCGCCTTTACCGGCCTCCATGGCGCCAATCGCCTGGCAAGCAACTCACTGCTTGAATGCGTAGTGTACGCCCGCAGCGCTGCCAGCCATATTGCCGAGAACTTTGCCAATATTGCCGATTACGGAGAGGCGCCATTGTGGGATGAATCTCAGGTAACCCACTCCGATGAAGACGTGGTGCTGTCTCACAACTGGGACGAGCTGCGTCGCTTTATGTGGGACTATGTTGGCATCGTGCGCACCAACAAGCGGTTGGCACGAGCGCTGCACCGGGTTCAGGTTCTGCAAAAAGAAATTCACGAGTACTACAGCAATTACAAGATCAGTAAGAATCTGCTGGAAGTGCGCAACCTGACTATGGTGGCAGAGCTGATTATTCGCTCTGCGGCAAAACGCAAAGAAAGCCGTGGGCTGCACTACACATTGGACTTTCCAAAGCTGGCGCCGTTGGCCAAAGACTCCATCATGGTGCCCGATAATTACGCCGGGCAAGACATCATCGTCAGTTCAACGCCAAACTGA
- a CDS encoding MucB/RseB C-terminal domain-containing protein, producing MTIVSAFSLAGERNNSLAAHQMLVDMRQAGRQVDYQGVFTYQQRSQLNAFQIIHQVRDGKEYEYLRRLDGSSQAAVSQPGNPLDCKRVGQGLLEQSESLHQLYRFSIMEEQRIAGRPAIQLWLTPKDYMRNGYRLWLDKQSNLLLKAEVISQVDGKLLERFQFVKLTVSQPGELRPADEHKGWLVDVDKLPCNSSEQPVAAGRWRIDQPPKGFLLADIRRQDNGRERLLYSDGMAFFSVFIEPATQLMPDGHSHRGATVAYMTYLQSHPQKLYSVSVVGEIPMPLAKRIARSIRLADH from the coding sequence TTGACGATTGTTAGTGCGTTTTCCCTGGCCGGTGAGCGAAATAATTCGCTGGCAGCCCACCAGATGCTGGTCGATATGCGCCAGGCGGGGCGTCAGGTGGATTATCAAGGTGTATTTACCTACCAACAGCGCAGTCAGCTCAACGCCTTTCAAATCATTCATCAAGTGCGAGATGGCAAAGAGTACGAATACCTGCGCCGACTTGATGGCAGTAGCCAGGCAGCTGTCTCCCAGCCTGGTAATCCACTGGATTGCAAACGGGTCGGGCAAGGTCTATTGGAGCAGAGTGAATCGCTGCATCAGCTGTACCGCTTTTCAATCATGGAAGAGCAGCGTATTGCCGGCCGTCCAGCAATTCAACTGTGGCTGACGCCCAAAGATTACATGCGCAATGGCTACCGACTTTGGCTGGATAAACAATCAAACTTGCTGTTGAAAGCAGAAGTGATCAGTCAGGTAGACGGTAAACTTTTGGAGCGCTTTCAGTTTGTGAAGCTGACCGTTTCCCAGCCAGGAGAGTTACGGCCAGCTGATGAACACAAAGGCTGGTTGGTAGACGTCGACAAGCTGCCCTGTAATAGCTCAGAACAACCGGTCGCTGCTGGGCGCTGGCGTATCGACCAGCCCCCGAAAGGGTTTCTATTGGCGGATATTCGCCGCCAGGACAATGGCAGAGAACGCTTGCTGTATTCCGATGGCATGGCATTTTTTTCGGTATTTATCGAACCGGCTACTCAATTGATGCCAGATGGCCACAGTCATCGGGGTGCTACCGTAGCCTACATGACCTATCTGCAATCTCACCCACAAAAACTGTATTCCGTTTCCGTAGTAGGTGAAATCCCTATGCCCCTGGCGAAGCGCATTGCCCGTTCGATCAGGCTCGCTGACCATTGA
- a CDS encoding CsgG/HfaB family protein encodes MLSYKKHSLSMILTSLLVFVGGCATESHRKVVSQSVETYGTQFHGEKTTLVVGSFENRSGYLRGMFSSDVDRLGNQAKTILKTHLQQTGRFKVVDRENMKRLVEEAKLSGVSQELQGARYVVTGDVTEFGRKVSGDQQLFGILGSGKKQTAYAKVSLNVVDVVTSEIVYSIQGAGEYALSNREIIGFGGTAGYDATLNGKVLNFAIQEAVNNIARDLESGKLKIQ; translated from the coding sequence ATGCTTTCATACAAAAAACACAGCTTATCCATGATTTTGACATCTCTTTTGGTCTTTGTCGGAGGCTGTGCTACAGAGAGTCACAGGAAAGTGGTATCACAGTCTGTGGAAACCTATGGCACCCAGTTTCATGGTGAAAAAACTACCCTTGTAGTCGGTAGTTTTGAAAATCGATCTGGGTACCTCAGGGGGATGTTTTCCTCAGATGTTGACCGCCTAGGTAATCAGGCCAAAACCATCCTGAAAACCCACCTTCAACAAACAGGTCGTTTTAAAGTGGTTGATCGGGAAAATATGAAGCGTCTTGTTGAAGAAGCAAAGTTGAGTGGTGTTTCTCAGGAACTTCAGGGCGCTCGTTATGTGGTTACTGGTGATGTGACCGAGTTTGGCCGAAAGGTATCTGGAGATCAGCAATTGTTTGGTATTTTGGGATCTGGTAAAAAACAGACTGCTTATGCCAAAGTATCACTTAATGTTGTAGATGTTGTTACCTCAGAGATTGTTTATTCCATTCAAGGTGCTGGCGAATACGCATTGAGCAACCGTGAAATTATAGGCTTTGGTGGAACGGCGGGTTATGACGCAACCCTCAACGGAAAGGTATTAAATTTCGCCATTCAGGAAGCAGTTAATAATATAGCGAGAGACTTGGAGTCTGGAAAGCTGAAAATACAATAG
- a CDS encoding DUF4105 domain-containing protein: MSPQDEMEATLSAFFLPETEDVDGHAQCKFRGRYEWLNSQLDLSGSGLKEINCAGFRTWSLNGSTGSVSIVFATGYLGNPASYYGHTFLKFNARHNKSVTELEDVTVNYGAIVPEGEGPIPYIFKGLFGGYDAGFSEIQYYYHNHNYGENELRDLWEYELDLKPEELAILIGHAWEVLSQRYTYYFTRRNCAYRMAEMLEVIEGVKVIPDNRPWTVPQKIVQNAFDSRRDGKPLVKNVFYHPSRQSRLYKRFELLSIEERRLVRKIVVDIDALDGPEFQEFSLSSQQRILDALLDYFQFVRDAKKLDKDQANDHYRLVLAKRYQLPPGETPLKFSKDRSPHQGRNPSLLSVSAVNNSVYGNGAVIRLRPVYYDSLDADYGHINNSSLSMGDVLLDVFDGDVKLRKLNIVNVESVKNLATGLPKDGGDAWKLDLGVERQTLGCESCLVTYFRGDIGYAHSLSQKVFVGAYVGGSLQQDKNNFGSLFGRTSAFANFELSNSFRVRAYTEYRRYIDGDGKGDWVSDITGRWRLSANTDLRFSYQRNIAHEAGIAFSWYW, from the coding sequence GTGTCTCCGCAAGATGAAATGGAAGCAACACTATCAGCGTTTTTCTTACCAGAAACTGAAGATGTCGATGGACATGCCCAGTGTAAATTCCGGGGTAGGTACGAGTGGTTAAATAGTCAACTGGATTTGTCGGGTAGTGGTTTGAAAGAGATCAATTGCGCAGGTTTTAGGACATGGTCTCTTAACGGTAGTACGGGTTCCGTCAGTATAGTTTTCGCAACTGGTTATCTGGGCAATCCCGCATCTTACTATGGCCACACATTTTTAAAGTTTAATGCTAGACACAATAAATCTGTTACAGAGCTTGAAGATGTAACGGTAAATTACGGAGCCATTGTGCCAGAGGGGGAAGGGCCGATTCCGTATATTTTTAAAGGTCTATTTGGTGGCTATGATGCTGGTTTTAGTGAAATTCAGTATTACTACCATAATCACAATTATGGCGAAAATGAACTTCGAGATTTGTGGGAGTATGAACTTGATTTGAAGCCAGAAGAGCTTGCGATTCTTATTGGCCATGCATGGGAGGTTCTGTCGCAACGGTATACGTACTACTTTACACGGAGAAACTGTGCCTACCGCATGGCAGAAATGCTTGAGGTAATAGAAGGTGTGAAGGTTATTCCTGATAATAGGCCTTGGACGGTACCTCAAAAGATAGTCCAGAATGCGTTTGACAGCCGTCGTGATGGAAAACCGTTGGTGAAAAATGTTTTTTATCACCCCTCTAGACAAAGTCGCCTTTATAAGCGCTTTGAGTTGCTTTCAATTGAAGAGCGTCGGTTGGTGAGAAAAATTGTGGTCGATATTGATGCCCTTGACGGTCCAGAGTTTCAGGAGTTTTCTCTCAGTAGCCAACAACGGATACTTGACGCGCTTTTGGATTACTTTCAGTTTGTCCGAGATGCAAAAAAACTGGATAAAGACCAAGCAAATGATCATTACAGGCTGGTATTGGCAAAGCGTTATCAGCTACCACCGGGAGAGACGCCTTTAAAGTTTTCAAAAGACAGATCTCCACACCAGGGGCGCAACCCTAGCTTGCTGTCTGTCTCAGCTGTAAACAACAGTGTCTATGGAAATGGTGCCGTGATTAGACTAAGGCCGGTTTACTATGACTCCTTGGATGCAGATTATGGCCATATCAACAACTCGTCTTTATCAATGGGCGATGTTTTGCTGGATGTATTCGATGGTGATGTAAAGCTTCGTAAGCTAAATATTGTAAATGTTGAAAGTGTAAAAAATTTAGCGACAGGGTTGCCAAAAGACGGTGGTGATGCATGGAAGCTGGATTTGGGGGTAGAGCGCCAAACACTTGGTTGTGAAAGTTGTCTGGTGACTTATTTTCGCGGTGATATTGGTTATGCCCATTCGCTAAGTCAGAAAGTCTTTGTAGGTGCTTACGTTGGCGGTAGTTTGCAGCAGGACAAAAATAACTTTGGCTCTTTGTTTGGCCGTACATCTGCATTCGCAAATTTTGAGTTGAGTAACTCATTCAGGGTTCGTGCGTACACCGAGTATCGCCGATACATTGACGGTGATGGCAAGGGAGACTGGGTAAGTGATATAACAGGTCGGTGGCGGCTGTCAGCAAACACCGACCTCAGGTTTTCCTACCAGCGCAATATAGCTCACGAAGCTGGTATTGCTTTCAGTTGGTACTGGTAG
- a CDS encoding cytochrome c, protein MKKPVITAILATLPLLATNALAGDAAAGKAKAATCIACHGPAGISNNNLWPNLAGQKKGYLIKQLKDFRAGKRNDPLMKPMVQNLTDADIENLAEYFSSLKSQ, encoded by the coding sequence ATGAAAAAGCCAGTGATTACCGCAATTTTAGCCACCCTTCCCCTATTGGCCACCAACGCTCTGGCAGGCGACGCCGCTGCAGGCAAAGCCAAAGCCGCCACCTGCATTGCCTGCCATGGCCCGGCAGGTATTAGCAACAACAATCTGTGGCCTAACCTGGCCGGCCAGAAAAAAGGCTATCTGATCAAACAGCTAAAAGACTTTCGAGCCGGGAAACGTAATGATCCGCTGATGAAACCCATGGTGCAAAATTTGACCGATGCGGATATTGAGAATTTGGCGGAGTATTTTTCCAGCTTAAAGTCTCAATAG
- a CDS encoding DUF3015 family protein: MKSIKIASCIALAVSITPIQAEEAEKSKAPGSGPNPYVDCGIGAALFPNTHWAAVTSNTIWDAGSTALTSATASPETCNSKNVQAATFILDTYDTLVEETAKGNGEHVVALLNIMEVPENEREQLISNIRSSMGEEVTNPGYQSLTRIEKSNVYYQLLSSAVNHS, from the coding sequence ATGAAATCTATCAAGATTGCTTCATGCATAGCTCTAGCAGTATCTATAACGCCCATCCAAGCCGAAGAGGCGGAGAAGAGTAAAGCCCCGGGAAGTGGTCCCAACCCTTACGTTGATTGTGGTATTGGTGCCGCCCTTTTTCCAAATACTCACTGGGCCGCAGTTACATCTAATACTATTTGGGATGCAGGTTCGACAGCGTTAACTTCAGCCACGGCTAGTCCGGAAACTTGTAACAGTAAAAACGTTCAAGCCGCTACGTTTATTCTCGATACATATGACACTTTAGTGGAAGAGACTGCTAAAGGTAACGGCGAGCATGTTGTTGCGCTTTTGAATATTATGGAGGTTCCTGAAAATGAGAGGGAGCAGCTTATCTCAAACATTCGTTCTAGTATGGGCGAAGAGGTAACAAATCCTGGTTATCAATCATTGACTCGAATAGAAAAATCTAATGTTTATTATCAACTGCTGAGTTCCGCTGTTAACCACAGCTAA
- a CDS encoding DUF799 family lipoprotein: MALGGCVQQQPYDYTKLLESKPVSILVIPPLNNSIEVDAPYVYLSTVSKPLAEKGYYVFPVAVVDRFLKENGLQTPADMHDVPIDKLVEHIGPDAILYASIEEWGQKYQVISSSAIVRAKVRLIDARSGELLWDGTSQAVQSSGDGGAGLTGALVSALVTQVINSTMVDPTYRLSKQANTQLFNNKINGLLDGPYKEAKN, from the coding sequence ATGGCATTGGGCGGCTGTGTGCAGCAGCAACCTTACGATTATACTAAGCTCTTAGAAAGCAAACCTGTCTCTATTTTAGTGATTCCCCCCTTGAACAACAGCATTGAAGTAGATGCTCCTTATGTATATCTGTCGACCGTATCAAAGCCGCTTGCAGAAAAAGGGTATTATGTGTTTCCCGTTGCAGTGGTTGATCGTTTTTTAAAAGAGAACGGGTTGCAAACACCCGCAGATATGCATGATGTTCCTATCGATAAACTGGTAGAACATATCGGCCCTGATGCAATATTGTATGCGTCTATTGAAGAATGGGGCCAGAAATATCAAGTGATCTCTTCTTCAGCAATAGTGAGAGCAAAGGTGCGTTTGATTGATGCACGGTCTGGTGAATTGCTATGGGATGGTACATCACAAGCTGTTCAGTCGTCAGGAGATGGTGGCGCTGGCTTGACTGGTGCCTTGGTAAGTGCCTTGGTGACTCAGGTAATAAATTCTACGATGGTTGATCCTACCTATAGATTGTCGAAACAGGCTAACACTCAATTGTTCAATAATAAAATCAATGGTTTGCTGGATGGACCATACAAAGAGGCAAAAAATTGA
- a CDS encoding folate-binding protein YgfZ, protein MNSWPQFLQQQGAIFENEGLLGFGEQPTDYPKLLDGNILAPLTELATLQLVDGALEHGSQKLLQGQVTCDIDKLSTEQSLFGAHCTPKGRAVANFQIVETNSGNVTLILPANQQATTTTSLGKYAPFFKVSLQQGQQCLLGLAGPQANGIAQQLIGATATAPQDTGHCVHTSEISILVLGQKRLLLIVNPQVIETAWQTVCDQAKPVGPELWRLLDIRAGIGHIQAATSEEFIPQMLNMQSSHGENGAISFKKGCYTGQEVVARMHYLGKLKRRMYRLQTHSPEVAIGDHCYLPDQTQSQGNVISVARSDQGTMELLAVLTEKAAASEQLAFGTSPDSTQPIAVSQLPLPYSLEP, encoded by the coding sequence ATGAACTCATGGCCACAGTTCCTGCAGCAGCAGGGAGCTATTTTTGAAAACGAAGGACTTTTGGGGTTTGGGGAACAGCCCACGGATTATCCAAAGTTGCTGGATGGCAACATCTTGGCCCCCCTTACCGAGTTAGCCACCTTACAACTAGTGGATGGTGCTCTGGAACACGGCAGCCAAAAGCTTCTGCAAGGCCAGGTCACTTGCGATATAGACAAGTTGTCCACTGAACAAAGCCTGTTTGGCGCTCACTGCACCCCCAAGGGGCGCGCTGTAGCCAATTTTCAGATTGTGGAAACCAATAGCGGCAATGTCACTTTGATTCTGCCAGCAAACCAGCAAGCTACCACCACGACAAGCCTGGGGAAATACGCACCCTTTTTTAAAGTGTCTCTGCAGCAAGGGCAACAATGCTTACTTGGCTTGGCCGGGCCACAAGCCAATGGCATAGCACAACAACTTATCGGCGCAACAGCTACTGCCCCTCAAGATACCGGCCACTGCGTACACACATCCGAAATCAGCATTCTCGTGTTGGGCCAAAAACGCTTACTGTTGATAGTAAACCCCCAAGTCATCGAAACTGCCTGGCAGACTGTTTGTGACCAAGCCAAACCCGTGGGGCCAGAACTGTGGAGACTGCTGGATATACGCGCTGGCATTGGCCATATACAGGCCGCAACCAGTGAGGAATTTATTCCTCAAATGTTAAATATGCAGTCCAGCCATGGCGAGAATGGTGCCATCAGCTTTAAGAAAGGCTGCTACACCGGGCAGGAAGTGGTGGCGCGCATGCACTATTTGGGCAAGCTGAAGCGGCGTATGTACCGCTTACAAACTCACTCGCCAGAGGTTGCCATTGGTGACCATTGCTACTTGCCGGATCAAACACAGAGTCAGGGAAATGTGATCAGCGTTGCCCGCAGTGATCAAGGAACGATGGAATTACTGGCCGTACTGACGGAAAAAGCCGCTGCCAGTGAACAACTGGCGTTTGGTACCAGCCCTGACAGCACACAGCCAATAGCGGTATCACAGCTGCCATTACCCTACTCCCTGGAACCCTGA
- a CDS encoding anti-sigma factor translates to MSDNDTRLKESLSAVMDGSADELELQRVLKATAENDELRATWERYQLASSAMRNEAPVRTMDLSASISAAIADEPAHKSNQGVFKNLSRVAIAASVTLAIVVGVQQVNQSSDSAVAPQVAASNSANVAPLPSEFSNPIDTAPVGYGEIQELVVEPLSELDEDSKKELEQRLNELLKEHTEDAALDGGQGLLPHARLPEEKSPQGK, encoded by the coding sequence ATGAGTGACAACGATACTCGCCTTAAAGAATCCCTATCCGCTGTTATGGATGGCTCAGCAGATGAGTTGGAGCTGCAACGGGTTTTGAAGGCCACTGCTGAAAACGACGAGCTGCGCGCTACTTGGGAGCGTTACCAGCTGGCCAGCAGTGCAATGCGCAATGAAGCGCCTGTTCGTACTATGGATCTGTCAGCCTCTATTTCTGCTGCCATTGCCGACGAGCCAGCGCATAAGTCCAATCAGGGTGTATTCAAAAACCTGAGCCGTGTGGCGATTGCCGCTTCGGTAACCTTGGCAATTGTGGTGGGCGTTCAGCAGGTCAATCAATCTTCTGACTCTGCGGTAGCACCGCAAGTGGCTGCCAGTAACAGTGCCAATGTAGCACCGCTGCCCTCTGAATTTTCTAACCCTATCGACACCGCCCCGGTCGGTTATGGTGAGATTCAGGAACTGGTCGTCGAGCCTTTGTCCGAATTGGATGAAGACTCCAAAAAGGAATTGGAGCAGCGTTTGAATGAGCTGCTGAAAGAACACACTGAAGATGCCGCTCTGGACGGCGGGCAAGGTTTACTGCCTCACGCTCGCCTGCCTGAGGAAAAGTCACCTCAAGGTAAATAG
- a CDS encoding TonB family protein, producing MLLSHSSSIRPLKALLSAIIATFVLLLFMAALVASDVKPVAEVPTYEIPIFQPKVEIDNKYKTRITPVIPKPKPIATPSTDLPNDQQLQISPITLQAKSINESDYLTGIDAIPGGSTALFSSQGDRMVSLERATSPKYPTNQASRGTEGYVDIIFDVTPEGTTTNLRVLAAEPQRVFNRSAINAVKQWKYRPQMVNGKAVTTTGVVARVRFELEK from the coding sequence ATGTTACTTTCTCACTCATCATCTATACGGCCATTAAAGGCTTTATTATCTGCCATTATCGCCACGTTTGTACTGCTACTGTTTATGGCCGCACTGGTAGCTTCTGATGTAAAGCCAGTCGCTGAAGTGCCTACCTACGAAATACCGATTTTCCAGCCGAAAGTCGAGATCGACAACAAATACAAAACCCGAATAACCCCAGTAATCCCAAAGCCCAAGCCAATAGCTACACCGAGCACAGATCTGCCAAACGATCAGCAGCTTCAAATTTCACCCATTACTCTGCAAGCCAAAAGTATTAATGAAAGTGACTATCTGACAGGAATTGACGCTATTCCCGGTGGCAGCACCGCTCTATTCAGCAGCCAGGGAGATCGCATGGTGAGCCTTGAAAGAGCAACCTCCCCTAAGTATCCGACAAATCAGGCATCACGAGGTACTGAGGGCTATGTGGATATTATTTTCGACGTAACACCAGAGGGAACTACAACGAATTTACGAGTGTTGGCAGCGGAGCCTCAGCGGGTGTTTAATCGCAGCGCCATCAATGCCGTAAAGCAGTGGAAATACCGGCCACAGATGGTCAACGGCAAAGCAGTAACAACCACAGGCGTCGTCGCTCG
- a CDS encoding succinate dehydrogenase assembly factor 2: protein MDKNRLFWGSRRGMLELDLILLPFVEQIYPTLTEEDKHRYHLLLEEQDQDLFAWLLKRMDPDNPDLLKIIQIIRDTRSQIQR, encoded by the coding sequence ATGGATAAGAATCGTTTGTTTTGGGGCAGCCGGCGCGGAATGCTGGAGCTGGACTTGATATTACTGCCTTTTGTGGAGCAAATTTACCCTACGTTGACGGAGGAGGATAAGCACCGTTACCACCTGTTATTGGAAGAGCAGGATCAGGATTTATTTGCTTGGCTGCTCAAACGCATGGATCCGGACAATCCAGATCTGTTAAAAATTATTCAGATCATCCGCGACACTCGCTCGCAAATTCAAAGATAG
- the ung gene encoding uracil-DNA glycosylase, which translates to MATPIQLHESWLHVLKQEFEQPYMVNLKAFLQGEKQAGKVIYPKGGEWFAAFDRTPFDQVKVVILGQDPYHGPGQAHGLCFSVQPGIRVPPSLINIYKEIHTDLGISPPQHGCLNRWAEQGVLLLNATLTVERGRAGAHQGKGWEEFTDRAIAELNQQRDGLVFMLWGSYAQRKGALIDDSKHLVLKAPHPSPLSAHRGFLGCKHFSRANQYLQERGQQSIDWSVD; encoded by the coding sequence ATGGCAACACCCATTCAGCTGCACGAGTCCTGGTTGCACGTATTAAAGCAGGAATTTGAACAGCCATACATGGTTAATCTTAAAGCCTTTCTGCAAGGGGAAAAACAGGCGGGTAAGGTTATCTACCCAAAAGGCGGTGAGTGGTTTGCAGCGTTTGATCGCACGCCCTTTGATCAAGTCAAAGTCGTTATTCTTGGGCAGGATCCATACCATGGCCCGGGCCAGGCTCATGGCTTGTGTTTTTCGGTGCAGCCCGGTATCCGGGTGCCGCCGTCTCTGATTAACATCTACAAAGAAATTCACACGGACCTGGGTATTTCACCGCCACAGCACGGTTGCCTTAACCGTTGGGCGGAGCAGGGGGTATTGCTGTTGAATGCGACCCTGACCGTTGAGCGAGGCCGGGCCGGGGCACATCAGGGTAAGGGCTGGGAGGAATTTACAGACCGAGCTATTGCTGAACTCAATCAGCAACGGGATGGCTTGGTATTTATGCTTTGGGGTAGTTATGCCCAGCGCAAAGGTGCGTTGATTGATGACAGTAAACACCTGGTTTTGAAGGCGCCGCACCCGTCACCATTGTCCGCTCACCGCGGCTTTTTAGGCTGCAAGCACTTTTCCCGCGCTAATCAGTACTTGCAGGAACGAGGGCAGCAGTCTATCGACTGGTCGGTGGATTAG
- a CDS encoding DUF4810 domain-containing protein translates to MKIIRSVLAALFLAIVLSGCVAQPNYKYYWGSYEDILRETFVKADELSTAGQIDRFNQDIQKAQAEGKPLPPGFYAHLGMLYAAEGQAERAAESLVREKELYPESTILIDKLLKNYGKGISSEL, encoded by the coding sequence ATGAAAATAATAAGATCAGTGCTAGCCGCACTTTTCTTGGCTATTGTCTTATCTGGCTGTGTAGCTCAACCAAATTACAAATATTACTGGGGTAGTTACGAAGATATCTTGCGAGAAACTTTTGTGAAAGCTGACGAGCTGTCCACTGCTGGTCAAATCGATCGTTTTAACCAAGATATACAAAAAGCACAGGCCGAGGGTAAGCCTCTTCCTCCTGGTTTCTATGCCCATTTAGGAATGTTATATGCAGCTGAAGGTCAGGCTGAAAGAGCAGCAGAATCTTTAGTGCGTGAAAAAGAGTTGTATCCAGAGTCGACGATTCTGATTGATAAGCTTCTGAAAAATTATGGTAAAGGAATATCTAGTGAACTTTAA